The region AAAAGCCGCGCTTTTCAAAGGGGAGGGGGGATGGGAGGACCATGAACAGAAGAAAAAGGGGGGCTGGGGCATCGCCCCAGGCGGGGCGCGGGGCGGCAGCCCCGCATCGCCGAAGCGAAGCACCACGCCCCCGCCTCAGAGAGCCAGCCAAACCAGAACCCCCGGCGTTGAGCAGGAGGAGGCCGGGGGCCCAGCGGGTGACGGAGGCTTTCCAGTGCTGAGAGACGACGTGGCCGATGAGGCCGATGGCCCAGAGGCCGGGCAGGGTGCCCAGGGTGAAGGCGGCCATGCCCAAGGCGCCCCCCAGGGCGCTGCCGCTGGCGGCGGCGGCGGCGATGGCGCCGTAGAGGAGGCCGCAGGGGAGAAAGCCGAGGACGACGCCCACGGCGTAGCCGCGACCGGCCCGGGGCAAGAGGCGGCCCAGGACGGGGGGCGGCCTTGGGGGGGGGCGCCGCGCCTCCAGCGGGGCAGGGGGACGCCGAGACGACCGAGGGCCTGGACCACGAACACGCCGGCCGCCCCCAGCATCAGGAGCGACGACACGCCGTCCAGCCCGCGCGCGATGAGCCCGGCGACGCCGCCGGCCAGGGCGCCGAGGGTCATGTAAGTGGTCAAGCGCCCGAGATGGTAGCCAAGCAGCAAGGCGCCGAGCCATCGGGTGTGTTCGCGCATGCGCGCGGCCGGCACGGCTTGCAGGCGGGAGGTGACGAAGGACAGAACGAAGGGGCCGCACATGCCGGTGCAGTGCATGAGGCCGCCAGCAAAACCCGCTCCGGCCAGCCCCAGAAACAGGCCTTCCTGGCCGGTGACAACGGCGCGACAGTGAGCGAGGCCGGCCCCGGCCAGAGCGACAAGGGCCGCAACCTCGCCCATGCTCAGGGATCCAAGCCTGGGGCGCCGTGGGAGAGGAAGGGCGAGGCCCAGGCCTCGGCGCCCACGGGCTCGGGCGGCGTCCACCACGCCAAGCGATCGGCCAACGGAACGACATCGCCGACCACGAAGAGGGCCGGGGGGACCACGCCCAGGCGGTCACGATCGGCCACCGCCTGATCCAGGGTCGTGCGATAGACCTTTTGGGTGGCGGTCGTGGCATCGACGAGGAAGGCGGCCGGCGCGTCGCCGGAGCGGCCCCCGGCCTTCAGGTGGCCGACGATGGTCGCCAGATGCTTGTGGGCCATGTAAAAGACCAGGACGGGCAGGCGGGCCAGGGCCGCCCAGTCCAGCGCATCGGGGACGTCGCCGCTGGCGGCATGGCCGGTGACAAAGGTCACGGCCGCGTTGGTATCGCGGGTGGTGGCCGGGATGCCGGCATAGGCCAGCCCACCGATGCCAGCCGTGACGCCGGGCACCACACGAAACGGCACGCCAGCCTGGGCCAGAACCTGGGCCTCCTCGGCGCCGCGTCCGAAAATGAACGGATCGCCGCCTTTCAAGCGCACGACGCGCAGGTTGGCGCGGGCCAGTTCGACGAGGCGCTGCGAGATGTCGGGCTGACTGGGCGAGGGCTGGCCCCCGCGCTTGCCCGCGTGGATCAAGGTGGCCCCGGGACGGGCCAGCCCTAGCACCCGACCGTCGATCAGGGCATCGTGGACCACCACGTCGGCCTCGGCCAGGGCGTGGACGGCAAGAAGGGTCAACAGGCCGGGATCGCCTGGACCAGCGCCGACCAGCCACACCCAGCCGGGCTTGAGCGGCGGCAGGACGGGGGACAGGCGCGACAGAGAGAGACAGTGTTCCATAGCGGTATACGTACACGCCCCGACGGCTGGTTTCCAGGGTCAGCGTGGCGGAAATCCGCTTCCTGGAAAAGCGGGGGCAAGTACGCCATGATCCGGCCTTCCTTTGGCCTTGCGAGCGAAATCCCCATGGCGGATCTTGAGACAACTCTGGCAAACGGATTTTCTTTTTTGGACGCTGGACAGGTGGCCCAGGCGGAGCAGTGCTTTCGCGCCGTGTTGACGCAGGCCCCCCAGACGCCGCGCGCCCTGACCGGCCTAGGCCTCGTTGCCTTGCGGGCGGGGCAGGGGGAGCCGGCCCAGGCCCTGCTGGAGCAGGCGCTGCGCCTGGACCCCCGCGACGCACGCGCGCGCGAGGCGTTGCTGGAGGCGGTGGCGCGCACCGTGCGGCCCGAGGATCCGGTGGGGTTGATGCGCTTGGGACGAGCCTTGGCCGAGGCCGGCGACGCCCACGGCGCCCGAGAAGCCTACGTGGCTGCCCTGGTACGCGACCCACTCACGACGGAGGCCCGCTTTCTGGTCAACCGTCAACTCCCCAGGGTGTACCAGTCGGCGGAAGACATGGCGCGCTGGCGGGCGCGCTTTGCCACGGCGGTCCAGGGATTGGATGCTGCCTTGCACCCGCAATCGCCGCAAGAGGCCGAGCCCCTGCTGCGCGCCTTGCTGCTGCGCAGTAACTTCGAGCTGGCCTACCAGGGGCAAGACGATCGCCCTTTGCAAGAGGTGTGGGGGCGGCTGGTCACACGGGTGACGGCCGCCGCCTTTCCCGATCTGGCCCAGCGGCCCGCCGCCCGTCCCCTGGCCGGGCGCGCCGACCCCCGGCTGCGGATTGGCTATGCCTCGTCGTGTTTCAGCAGCCACACCATCGCGTTGCTGTTCAATTCCTGGATCCGGCGGCTCGACCGCTCGGCCTTCAAGGTCCATGTGTACGTGTTGGGCGGCAAGCGCGACAGCGCCACCGAAATCCTGCTCAACGCGGCCGACGTGGGGCGGGATCTCCGGGCCGCGCCGCTCGGCGACGATGCCCGAACCCTGCGGGCCGATGAATTGGATATCCTGATTTATCCTGACCTTGGCATGGATGCGCGCAGTTTTCTGCTGGCCTCGCTGCCGCTGGCGCCGGTTCAGGGGGTGTCGTGGGGCCACCCGGTGACCACGGGCCTGCCGTCGATCGACTGGTTCCTAAGCTCCGAGGCCATGGAGCCGGCCGGGGCGGAGGCGTTTTATTCCGAGCGCCTTGTGCGGCTGCCCCGCCTGTCGATCGCCTATACCCCGACTCCGGTTGACAATGAAAAGAGCCGCGCCGCCCTCGGACTGCCTTCGGGGGTGCTCTACCTCTGCGTCCAGGCCCTGCAAAAATACTTGCCGGCCTACGACGGCCTGTTCCCGGCCATTGCCCGGCACGTGCCCGAGGCTCGTTTTGTCTTTATCGAGCACGGCACCATGAGTGTCGCCAACCGCCTGTTTCGCGAGCGCTTGGAGCGCGCCTTTCGGGCGGCGGGCCTCGACCCGGCGGCGCACTTGGTGTTCCTGCCCTGGCTGGACTGGCGCGACTACTTGGCGCTCAACGGCGCCGGCGACGTTTTCCTGGATTCCGTCGAGTGGTCGGGCGGTAACACCACCTTAGAGGCGCTCTCGCGGGGCGTGCCCCCCGTGACCTTGCCGCGGGGGTTCATGCGCGGGCGCCATACGGCCGCCATGCTGTCGCTGATGGGACTAAACGAGTTGATTGCCCGCGATCTTGACGACTATGTGCGCATCGCCGTGCGCCTGGGTCAGGATTCGTCGTGGCGCCGCCAGATGCGCGAGGCCGTCGTGGCGCGCCGGGCGCATGTTTTTGAAGACAATGGCGCGGTGCGGGCGCTGGAAGACTTCTACCGGCAGGCACATGCCTTGTCCCTGGCTCCGGGATGGGGCGGGGCAAGCCGGCACTAAAGATAAAAAAACAGGCTGGGGAGGCAGGCCTCCCCAGACCCCACGCTCCCTTGGGGACAGCGCGTCTGGCCGGGGCGGGAACTCCCGTGGGTCAGGGGGCGTATCTCACGCCGGGAGGCGGATCGAAGGGCGCGGCGAAGGAAGGAGGCGTTGCAGTCTCCCAGGCATCGCGCTCCACCGGTGGACAGCATAGCGTGAGCGTATAAAGGGCGCGCGGGACGGTCACCGTCCTGTTGTCGCCGAGATCAAGACGAACCGACTCACCGTCAAGAGACGACGGGCCGAGGTGCACGGGGTGGGCGGCGGCGAATGGGTCCATCAGTGGTCCCTCCCAGGCAGCGGATCCCTTTCCTAACCCCAGCCCTCTCGCCGAGAGGGCCGGAATACCCCCCAATCCTAGAGCGCTTCTTGGATTGGATCTCATGACAGCATTAGGACATTTTGCGGCCAACACAAGAGTGGAATGGGGGGGATGCGCCACTTTTGGTCATTGAGTTTCGACCTGCTCGTTGTGGCGCCGACAAAATCGGACAATGAAAACCGAAACACCGATGAGGACGTGTTTTATCATGAACAATATCGAACAAAGCGAGGCGCTATGCCGGATCTGAGCTTGGAGCGGGCCCTGGGCGGACGCGTGGCGGGGTTGGACGAGGTGGGACGGGGGCCTCTGGCCGGCCCCGTGGTCGCGGCGGCCGTGGTCTTGCCGCAAGGCGGCCTCGCCGGCGATCTGGCCGCGGCTATTGATGATTCCAAACGGCTCACCGATCGGGCCCGCCGAACCCTGGCGCAGGCCTTGCGCCAGACCGAGGGGATTGCCTTTGCCCTGGGGGCTGCGTCGGTGGCGGAAATCGACCAACTCAACATTTTGCAGGCGTCCTTGCTGGCCATGCGCCGGGCCTTCTGGCGACTGGAGGCAACGGGCGGGCGGGTGGAGGCGGCCTTGGTCGATGGCCGGCACGTGCCGGTCTTGCCCTGTCCGGCGCGGGCGGTGGTGGGGGGCGATGGCATTTCGTTATCCATTGCCGCCGCCAGCATTATCGCTAAAGTTGTTCGCGATGACCTCATGAGGACCCTGGCCGGCCGCTATCCCGGGTATGGGTGGGAGCATAACGCGGGCTACGGAACCCGCGTGCATAAAGAGGGTTTAAACACCCTTGGGGCGACCCCTCATCATCGCCGTTCCTTTGCCCCGGTGCGGGCCGCCTTGGAGGAGGGGAGGGGGGAGAATCGGGAGGAGTGAGGTATCAGGTGCCGAAGGAGCCCACGGGCCGCGTCGCGCCCCCCCGGTTCCTGGGGGTATTATTAGAAAAACGCCACACCTATTTGATTTAAAAGAATAAAAAGACGTTTTGTAAAATCATATTCCAGGATAAGAATCGGCTCCGCGTCCAGAGGGTGGTTAAAAAAAACAGGATTCTCGTTAATTTTCTGTGGATATCTCTTTGTCCTTGACCACGAGATCCGGTAGGCGACACGGTTCTGTGGACACAACATCGTGAGATGAGCCCGAGGTGGTCTCAATTTATGTGGATAGGACGCCAACAGACTGATTCTCCTCATTAATATCTCGGTAAGGGTTTGGCTGGCACAGTCGCCTCATGATGAACGCACCACTCAGCAACCGCATTCTCCAGGGTGACTGCATCGACATGATGCGGACGCTCTCCGCCGGATCCGTAGACATGATCTTCGCGGATCCTCCCTACAA is a window of Pararhodospirillum photometricum DSM 122 DNA encoding:
- a CDS encoding sulfite exporter TauE/SafE family protein, which encodes MARRLAAWLPSRALDHLHDPRRPGRRRRRAHRARAGRRVVAPDAGGGRRVRGPGPRSSRRPPAPLEARRPPPRPPPVLGRLLPRAGRGYAVGVVLGFLPCGLLYGAIAAAAASGSALGGALGMAAFTLGTLPGLWAIGLIGHVVSQHWKASVTRWAPGLLLLNAGGSGLAGSLRRGRGASLRRCGAAAPRPAWGDAPAPLFLLFMVLPSPLPFEKRGFSKGRGEWEGPINKKKAEVWRRQPPGGVRGDSPPRYRSEEPPPRPRASAAPASGRCPRRGTGGR
- the cobA gene encoding uroporphyrinogen-III C-methyltransferase; translation: MEHCLSLSRLSPVLPPLKPGWVWLVGAGPGDPGLLTLLAVHALAEADVVVHDALIDGRVLGLARPGATLIHAGKRGGQPSPSQPDISQRLVELARANLRVVRLKGGDPFIFGRGAEEAQVLAQAGVPFRVVPGVTAGIGGLAYAGIPATTRDTNAAVTFVTGHAASGDVPDALDWAALARLPVLVFYMAHKHLATIVGHLKAGGRSGDAPAAFLVDATTATQKVYRTTLDQAVADRDRLGVVPPALFVVGDVVPLADRLAWWTPPEPVGAEAWASPFLSHGAPGLDP
- a CDS encoding tetratricopeptide repeat protein, which produces MIRPSFGLASEIPMADLETTLANGFSFLDAGQVAQAEQCFRAVLTQAPQTPRALTGLGLVALRAGQGEPAQALLEQALRLDPRDARAREALLEAVARTVRPEDPVGLMRLGRALAEAGDAHGAREAYVAALVRDPLTTEARFLVNRQLPRVYQSAEDMARWRARFATAVQGLDAALHPQSPQEAEPLLRALLLRSNFELAYQGQDDRPLQEVWGRLVTRVTAAAFPDLAQRPAARPLAGRADPRLRIGYASSCFSSHTIALLFNSWIRRLDRSAFKVHVYVLGGKRDSATEILLNAADVGRDLRAAPLGDDARTLRADELDILIYPDLGMDARSFLLASLPLAPVQGVSWGHPVTTGLPSIDWFLSSEAMEPAGAEAFYSERLVRLPRLSIAYTPTPVDNEKSRAALGLPSGVLYLCVQALQKYLPAYDGLFPAIARHVPEARFVFIEHGTMSVANRLFRERLERAFRAAGLDPAAHLVFLPWLDWRDYLALNGAGDVFLDSVEWSGGNTTLEALSRGVPPVTLPRGFMRGRHTAAMLSLMGLNELIARDLDDYVRIAVRLGQDSSWRRQMREAVVARRAHVFEDNGAVRALEDFYRQAHALSLAPGWGGASRH
- a CDS encoding ribonuclease HII gives rise to the protein MPDLSLERALGGRVAGLDEVGRGPLAGPVVAAAVVLPQGGLAGDLAAAIDDSKRLTDRARRTLAQALRQTEGIAFALGAASVAEIDQLNILQASLLAMRRAFWRLEATGGRVEAALVDGRHVPVLPCPARAVVGGDGISLSIAAASIIAKVVRDDLMRTLAGRYPGYGWEHNAGYGTRVHKEGLNTLGATPHHRRSFAPVRAALEEGRGENREE